In Synechococcus sp. CC9616, the following are encoded in one genomic region:
- the selD gene encoding selenide, water dikinase SelD encodes MDLAAGQSQRLSHSGVNNQGALLLAGGGHSHALLLKRWAMQPRTRPKRTLILVNRQSTALYSGMVPGLIAGLYRRDEVEINLRHLCDRAGAAFISANIAGIDPNRRQLLLDSRPPLTYGLLSLNVGAISRPTAAGVPIKPLEPALAFLDGQDTEVHSPFRVVGAGPAGIEVVLALRRRWPQRTLELQTRLNQLDRQIRQAMADADIRLVTDEDTATGPVLLCSGSRAPAWLSDCGFSVDRHGRVCTDARLNVVGHTDIFASGDCAVLVNAPRPASGVWAVRAARPLARNVEALCRGETARPWRPQPSALQLIGDLSQNDRRRAWGRRGRWRLGASSLAWRWKERIDRRFMAGFAPAAGMQTSAKDGDQAMACRGCAAKLPAESLAAALADAGLASLGTSPQDAVLISSEASLLQSVDGFPALVSDPWLNGRLTALHACSDLWASGARTTSAMAVITLPATELTQQQQLLGQTLAGIRSALEQQGASLVGGHTLEARHAPPLPDSLGVQVSLSVNGTAPRIWSKQGMRAGDVLLLSRPLGTGVLFAAAMRGAADPHHLDAALQRMSQSQHPLVEQLLELGDALHACTDITGFGLLGHLGEMLAGSDMHVELDATAIPAYDGVLELLDKGLASTLAPANRRALALLDRSISMTGQSPSVLQELLVDPQTCGPLLVSCSKPAAMTLISQGSWTQIGSATAEHG; translated from the coding sequence ATGGACCTGGCAGCAGGCCAATCCCAGCGGCTATCGCACAGCGGCGTGAACAACCAGGGAGCTTTGCTGCTGGCCGGCGGGGGGCACAGCCATGCCCTGCTCCTCAAACGTTGGGCGATGCAGCCGCGCACGCGGCCAAAACGAACTCTCATCCTGGTGAACCGTCAGAGCACAGCGCTTTACTCCGGCATGGTTCCGGGATTGATCGCCGGCCTCTATCGCCGTGACGAAGTCGAGATCAACCTGCGCCATCTCTGCGATCGAGCTGGAGCGGCGTTCATCAGCGCCAACATTGCCGGGATCGATCCAAATCGCCGACAACTGCTGCTGGACAGCCGACCACCGCTGACATACGGATTGCTGAGCCTGAATGTTGGAGCGATATCGCGACCAACTGCCGCAGGAGTCCCCATCAAACCGCTGGAGCCGGCGCTGGCTTTTTTGGACGGGCAGGACACCGAGGTTCACAGCCCGTTTCGCGTCGTCGGCGCTGGACCCGCTGGCATCGAGGTGGTCCTGGCGCTGCGCCGACGCTGGCCGCAGCGCACTCTGGAACTGCAGACCCGCCTGAATCAGCTGGATCGTCAGATCCGGCAGGCCATGGCCGACGCCGACATTCGGCTGGTCACCGACGAAGACACCGCCACAGGTCCAGTGCTCCTCTGCAGCGGCAGCCGGGCCCCAGCATGGCTGTCGGACTGTGGCTTCTCGGTCGACAGGCACGGGCGGGTCTGCACCGATGCCCGCCTCAACGTTGTGGGACATACCGACATCTTCGCCAGCGGTGACTGTGCGGTGCTGGTCAACGCGCCTCGACCCGCCTCAGGCGTGTGGGCTGTTCGAGCAGCGCGGCCGCTCGCCCGCAATGTGGAAGCCCTCTGCAGGGGCGAAACGGCACGGCCGTGGCGACCCCAGCCATCGGCCCTCCAACTGATCGGCGACCTCAGCCAGAACGACCGACGCCGTGCCTGGGGTCGCAGGGGTCGTTGGCGCCTGGGGGCCAGCTCCCTTGCGTGGCGATGGAAAGAACGGATCGATCGGCGCTTCATGGCGGGGTTCGCGCCAGCAGCAGGCATGCAGACATCCGCCAAGGACGGCGATCAAGCAATGGCCTGCCGGGGCTGTGCAGCCAAGTTGCCTGCAGAGTCTCTCGCCGCGGCCCTGGCAGACGCCGGGTTAGCCAGCCTGGGGACCAGCCCGCAGGATGCCGTGCTGATCAGCAGCGAAGCATCACTGCTTCAGAGCGTTGACGGTTTCCCGGCCCTGGTCAGCGACCCGTGGCTCAACGGCCGACTGACCGCCCTGCATGCCTGTTCAGACCTGTGGGCGAGCGGTGCCCGCACCACAAGCGCCATGGCCGTGATCACATTGCCCGCCACCGAACTGACGCAGCAGCAACAGTTGCTCGGGCAAACCCTGGCCGGGATCCGCTCGGCCCTCGAGCAGCAGGGCGCCTCCCTGGTCGGAGGCCACACGCTGGAAGCCCGCCATGCACCACCGCTACCGGACAGTCTTGGTGTGCAGGTCAGCCTGAGCGTTAACGGCACCGCACCAAGGATCTGGAGCAAACAGGGGATGCGGGCCGGCGACGTACTGCTGCTGAGCCGACCCCTGGGAACCGGCGTGCTCTTCGCCGCTGCCATGCGCGGAGCCGCTGACCCCCATCACCTTGACGCTGCATTGCAGCGGATGAGCCAGAGCCAGCACCCCTTGGTCGAACAACTCCTGGAACTCGGAGATGCCCTGCATGCCTGCACCGACATCACCGGCTTCGGGCTGCTGGGACACCTCGGGGAAATGCTGGCTGGCTCAGACATGCACGTGGAGTTGGATGCCACAGCCATCCCGGCCTACGACGGTGTTCTCGAGCTGTTGGATAAGGGATTGGCCAGCACCCTGGCACCGGCCAATCGCCGAGCCCTGGCGTTGCTCGACAGAAGCATTTCAATGACAGGGCAGAGCCCCTCAGTTCTGCAGGAGCTGCTGGTGGATCCCCAAACCTGTGGACCGCTCCTGGTGAGCTGCAGCAAGCCCGCCGCCATGACGCTCATCTCTCAGGGATCCTGGACCCAGATTGGCAGTGCAACAGCCGAGCATGGCTGA
- the galE gene encoding UDP-glucose 4-epimerase GalE, with protein MANRLLITGGAGFIGSHTCVVLLEQGYELVVLDSFDNSSPLALERVKELSGSTALHVLKGDIRDAETVDRAFQSRGPIDGVIHFAGLKAVGESVANPLLYWDVNLNGSRVLAAAMERHSCRTIVFSSTSTVYGEPDTFPLHEGMPTAPIHPYAQTKVAVEQLLQALCRQSEWRVASLRYFNPVGAHPSGRIGEDPLGIPNNLFPFITQVAAGRRSKLRIFGSDYSTPDGTGIRDYLHVMDLAEAHCATISHLLKQGPSSHLTLNIGTGQGLSVLEVVHGFEQATGLTIPFEVVERRPGDVPRLEACPDLAEEALGWRAKRSLLDICRDGWTWQQANPSGYRTAA; from the coding sequence ATGGCCAACCGTCTGCTGATCACCGGCGGAGCTGGTTTTATCGGCAGCCACACCTGCGTTGTCCTGCTTGAACAGGGCTACGAGCTGGTGGTCCTCGACAGCTTTGATAACAGCAGCCCGCTGGCCCTCGAACGGGTGAAGGAACTGAGCGGCAGTACAGCACTGCACGTGCTGAAGGGGGACATCCGGGATGCAGAGACGGTCGATCGAGCCTTTCAAAGCCGCGGCCCCATCGATGGTGTGATTCATTTCGCCGGCCTCAAGGCTGTCGGCGAGTCGGTGGCCAACCCATTGCTCTACTGGGATGTGAATCTCAATGGAAGTCGCGTTTTGGCCGCAGCGATGGAACGGCACAGCTGCCGCACCATCGTGTTCAGCAGCACCTCAACGGTGTACGGCGAACCAGACACATTTCCGCTGCATGAGGGCATGCCAACGGCGCCAATCCACCCCTACGCCCAGACGAAGGTGGCCGTGGAGCAGCTGCTGCAGGCCCTTTGCCGTCAAAGCGAATGGCGCGTTGCCAGTCTTCGATACTTCAATCCGGTAGGGGCTCATCCCAGCGGCCGAATCGGAGAAGACCCTCTTGGAATTCCCAACAATCTGTTCCCATTCATCACCCAGGTGGCAGCCGGGAGACGATCAAAGCTGCGCATTTTCGGTTCGGACTACTCGACGCCGGATGGCACAGGCATCCGTGACTACCTGCATGTGATGGATCTCGCCGAAGCCCATTGCGCCACCATCAGCCACCTGTTGAAGCAGGGTCCATCCAGCCATCTCACCCTCAACATCGGTACAGGTCAGGGGCTTTCGGTGCTTGAGGTGGTTCACGGCTTCGAGCAGGCCACCGGTCTGACCATCCCCTTTGAAGTAGTGGAACGCCGTCCAGGGGATGTGCCAAGGCTGGAAGCCTGTCCTGATCTGGCCGAAGAAGCTCTGGGATGGCGTGCCAAACGCTCCCTGCTGGACATATGCCGCGATGGATGGACCTGGCAGCAGGCCAATCCCAGCGGCTATCGCACAGCGGCGTGA
- a CDS encoding peptidylprolyl isomerase gives MKRLIGSDGRALLQKFNLLRPLVEQMVIAESVSQTPVDDDSLMRARQGLLERRGYETMEEWPQLLEELGRPEQAVLDQLKRGIQQRATARNQFAVKAEARFLERKNELDQVVYSLLRLENRFLARELYLQIESGESNFADLAKRYAEGPERNTNGIVGPVPLTQAHPSLVEKLRVSQPGVLLEPFRISDWWLVVRLERYSPATFTDEISDRMCREMFDEWINEQTTTSLSQLNGNVDASAHS, from the coding sequence TTGAAACGTTTGATCGGCTCCGATGGCCGGGCGCTGCTTCAAAAGTTCAATTTGCTGCGCCCGCTGGTTGAACAGATGGTGATCGCCGAGTCCGTCTCGCAAACCCCGGTGGATGACGACTCCCTGATGCGTGCCCGCCAGGGTCTGCTTGAGCGTCGCGGTTACGAGACGATGGAGGAATGGCCTCAACTGCTCGAGGAGTTGGGTCGTCCGGAACAGGCGGTGCTTGACCAGCTGAAGCGGGGCATTCAACAGAGGGCCACGGCCAGAAATCAATTCGCTGTGAAGGCGGAAGCGCGTTTCCTCGAACGCAAAAACGAGCTTGATCAGGTTGTTTACAGCCTGTTGCGGCTGGAGAACCGCTTCCTCGCCAGGGAGTTGTATCTGCAGATTGAGTCCGGCGAATCCAACTTCGCTGATCTGGCCAAACGTTATGCCGAAGGACCGGAGCGCAACACCAATGGAATTGTTGGACCCGTTCCCCTTACCCAGGCCCATCCGTCGCTAGTTGAGAAATTGAGAGTCTCCCAGCCAGGTGTGCTGCTCGAGCCTTTCCGGATTTCCGACTGGTGGCTCGTGGTGCGTTTGGAGCGTTATTCGCCAGCCACATTCACCGATGAGATTTCAGATCGAATGTGCCGGGAAATGTTTGATGAGTGGATCAATGAGCAGACCACAACTAGTTTGAGCCAACTGAACGGGAACGTCGACGCCAGCGCCCACTCATGA
- a CDS encoding type I secretion system permease/ATPase, with the protein MTTSPPFPLLKHPAFKGLSDSGAARLRQGTKVLRFELGQQLVEPDDIPARVLVVLQGQARLVGRHNGRLTTVGKFGPGSVLGAASLLVGKPCENIVASQEVVACSISDELWSDLYISETDFQGWCDRQIWPQELLQLLEVLAERSASVEDTAIELLEDGLKLAQRCAAETAAIDAALAEGQLLFLSSHWGSDEIGKAVQSESDLESSGSFRSRLVALAPEFQQRLSQTLPPADPETDGDSARGDLIPFEDSEAGETLPPVSRYSPERNVVDSLRLIRADGPLQETLACFQMLAQLMKLPFRRDSIEKVLQDNLRRGLTPNLQLCGQLAASLGLHVMAARVPAAAGTRLQVPSLVPWKNGFALVVASHERALKLASPKHGMVTLLPDDLEENFPEGIELLLMERSNATPDQKFGPGWFWPALKRYRGVLTQVLAASFVVQLFTLANPLLIQVIIDKVISQRSLDTLQVLGIALVVVTILEGVLGSLKTFLFAETTNRIDQRLGAEVIDHLLRLPLGYFDRRPVGELGTRVAELEKIRNFLTGQALTTILDAAFSLIYIAVMVIYSWLLTLIALCVLPIQIGLTILGAPLFRRQFRAAAEENAKTQSHLVEVLTGIQTVKAQNVEMVSRWRWQEFYSQYIARTFEKTITGTALNQTSQVLQKISQLMVLWIGASMVLSGDLTLGQLIAFRIISGYVTQPLLRLSTIWQNIQELRVSFERLADVIDTPEESDEVDKSKVMLPPLQGLVRFEDLSFRFRPGQPEVLKDVNLEVPSGTFVGIVGQSGSGKSTLMKLLPRLYEPGEGRILIDGYDIGKVELYSLRRQIGIVPQDPLLFSGTVSENIALTNPEASSEEIVRAARLANAHEFIMDLASGYSTPVGERGAALSGGQRQRVAIARTLLSNPKLLVMDEATSALDYETERKVCDNLLENLNDRTVFFITHRLSTIRNADMIVMLDKGAIVEVGTHDELMNHRGRYYALYRQQGDA; encoded by the coding sequence ATGACGACGTCACCTCCGTTTCCCCTGCTCAAGCATCCGGCCTTCAAGGGTCTCAGCGACTCCGGTGCTGCACGTCTGCGCCAGGGCACCAAGGTGCTTCGCTTTGAACTCGGCCAGCAGCTTGTTGAGCCGGATGACATCCCAGCCAGGGTGCTGGTGGTGCTCCAGGGGCAGGCGCGTCTGGTGGGGCGTCATAACGGTCGGCTGACCACCGTTGGCAAATTCGGCCCCGGCAGTGTTCTGGGTGCCGCCAGTCTGTTGGTGGGAAAACCCTGTGAAAACATCGTCGCCTCGCAGGAGGTGGTGGCCTGTTCGATCAGCGATGAGCTCTGGAGTGATCTCTACATCTCAGAGACGGACTTCCAGGGTTGGTGTGATCGTCAGATCTGGCCTCAGGAACTGCTCCAGCTCCTTGAAGTGCTTGCCGAACGTTCCGCCAGTGTCGAGGACACGGCCATTGAGTTGCTTGAGGACGGTCTGAAGCTGGCGCAGCGCTGTGCAGCAGAGACGGCTGCCATCGACGCGGCCCTTGCCGAAGGGCAACTCCTCTTCCTCTCCTCGCACTGGGGTTCGGATGAGATCGGTAAGGCTGTCCAGTCCGAGAGCGACCTTGAATCCAGCGGGAGCTTCCGTTCGCGTCTTGTCGCCCTGGCCCCGGAGTTCCAGCAACGCCTTTCGCAGACACTCCCCCCTGCTGATCCGGAAACGGACGGGGACAGTGCTCGTGGAGATCTGATTCCCTTTGAGGATTCAGAAGCGGGAGAAACACTGCCTCCGGTCAGCCGCTACAGCCCGGAACGCAATGTGGTCGACAGCCTGCGGCTGATCCGAGCAGACGGCCCACTGCAGGAGACCCTGGCCTGTTTCCAGATGCTGGCGCAGCTGATGAAGTTGCCGTTTCGTCGTGATTCGATCGAAAAAGTCCTCCAGGACAATCTGCGCCGAGGACTGACGCCCAATCTCCAGCTTTGTGGTCAGCTCGCGGCGAGCCTTGGGCTGCATGTGATGGCGGCGCGGGTGCCCGCCGCTGCCGGCACACGACTCCAGGTTCCATCGCTGGTGCCTTGGAAAAACGGATTCGCTCTTGTGGTGGCCAGCCATGAACGGGCGCTGAAGCTGGCTTCTCCGAAGCATGGGATGGTCACGCTGCTTCCGGATGACCTTGAGGAGAATTTCCCGGAAGGAATCGAATTGCTCCTGATGGAGCGATCCAACGCGACACCGGATCAGAAGTTCGGGCCTGGTTGGTTCTGGCCGGCGCTGAAGCGTTACCGGGGTGTTCTCACTCAGGTGTTGGCGGCCAGTTTCGTCGTCCAGCTGTTCACGCTCGCCAACCCTCTGCTGATTCAGGTGATCATCGACAAGGTGATTAGTCAGCGAAGTCTCGACACCTTGCAGGTTCTCGGCATCGCTCTCGTGGTGGTGACGATCCTCGAGGGTGTGCTCGGCAGCCTCAAGACCTTTCTGTTTGCGGAGACCACGAACCGGATCGATCAGCGTTTAGGTGCAGAAGTGATCGACCATCTGCTTCGTCTGCCGCTCGGCTACTTCGACCGTCGCCCGGTGGGTGAACTGGGGACACGGGTCGCTGAACTCGAGAAGATCCGCAACTTCCTCACCGGACAGGCCCTCACCACGATTCTGGATGCCGCTTTTTCGCTGATTTATATCGCCGTGATGGTGATCTACAGCTGGTTGCTCACCCTGATCGCCCTCTGTGTTCTTCCGATCCAAATCGGCTTGACCATTCTTGGGGCACCCCTGTTCCGCCGTCAGTTCCGCGCTGCTGCTGAAGAAAACGCCAAAACCCAGAGCCATCTGGTGGAGGTACTCACCGGCATTCAGACGGTGAAGGCTCAGAACGTGGAGATGGTGAGTCGTTGGCGCTGGCAGGAGTTTTATTCCCAGTACATCGCGCGCACTTTTGAAAAAACGATCACCGGGACGGCTCTGAACCAGACCAGCCAGGTGCTTCAGAAAATCTCCCAGCTCATGGTGCTTTGGATTGGTGCCTCGATGGTGCTCAGCGGTGATCTGACCCTCGGCCAGTTGATTGCTTTCCGAATCATTTCGGGATATGTGACCCAGCCACTGCTGAGGTTGTCGACGATCTGGCAGAACATCCAGGAGCTGCGTGTCAGTTTCGAGCGCCTTGCCGATGTGATCGACACGCCGGAGGAATCGGATGAGGTGGATAAATCGAAGGTGATGCTGCCTCCGTTGCAAGGTCTGGTGCGCTTCGAGGATCTGTCCTTTCGTTTCCGTCCAGGCCAGCCGGAAGTCCTCAAGGACGTGAATCTGGAAGTTCCGTCTGGAACGTTTGTTGGCATCGTCGGCCAGAGCGGCAGCGGCAAAAGCACGTTGATGAAGCTTCTGCCTCGTCTTTATGAACCTGGAGAGGGTCGCATCCTCATTGACGGCTACGACATCGGCAAGGTGGAGCTCTATTCGCTGCGCCGTCAGATCGGCATTGTTCCCCAGGACCCGTTGCTGTTCAGCGGCACGGTGAGTGAGAACATCGCATTGACCAATCCCGAAGCCTCCAGCGAAGAGATCGTGCGGGCGGCCCGATTGGCGAATGCCCACGAATTCATCATGGATTTGGCCAGCGGCTACAGCACTCCAGTGGGTGAACGGGGAGCTGCCCTCAGTGGTGGTCAGCGCCAGCGTGTAGCCATTGCACGAACCCTGTTGAGCAATCCGAAGCTGCTTGTCATGGATGAGGCGACCAGCGCCCTGGACTATGAAACTGAGCGCAAGGTCTGCGACAACCTGCTGGAAAACCTCAACGACCGCACGGTTTTCTTCATCACGCACCGTCTTTCCACCATCCGCAATGCGGACATGATCGTGATGCTGGATAAGGGAGCCATCGTCGAAGTCGGCACCCACGACGAGCTGATGAATCATCGCGGGCGTTACTACGCCCTTTATCGCCAACAGGGGGACGCCTGA
- a CDS encoding HlyD family secretion protein encodes MKLNPFKRFRGGSLAEQPEVEDVTGSTVSITKYDESVLQQSRFWMRTVTWTLIGTTIFGVAWLALARTEEIVVATGKLEPIGSVKKIQMPVGGVVQQILVKDGQEVQAGQVLIKLDTETSEDQKEAFESQIKSTEQSLKLKAEELNLKKKELQSYLDMNLQEQSMLRNKLQLEIEILSRYEKLSLEGATAELQYLSQKNTVEETRGRLRQSQVDRLRQTAILNQSIQQLEQSIQQLNVQLADLKAKLTESRVTLRYQELKSPVRGLVFDMQPTSPGYTAQSTETVMKIVPYRQDGPGGEEDYGALEARVEVPSNKIGFVRTGMESDISIDSYPSTDFGVLQGEVTKVGSDALPPDPQEQRQELAFPVTITLADQQLKLKSGSNLRLGVGMSLSANIKLRKVSYLQLLLGEFQDKAESLQRL; translated from the coding sequence ATGAAGCTGAATCCTTTCAAGCGCTTTCGGGGCGGTTCCTTGGCTGAGCAGCCGGAGGTTGAGGACGTCACTGGATCGACCGTGTCGATCACCAAGTACGACGAGTCCGTCCTGCAGCAGAGCCGTTTCTGGATGCGAACGGTCACCTGGACTTTGATCGGCACCACGATTTTCGGTGTGGCCTGGCTGGCCCTGGCACGCACCGAGGAAATCGTCGTGGCGACAGGAAAGCTCGAGCCGATTGGTTCAGTGAAAAAAATTCAAATGCCTGTTGGAGGCGTTGTACAGCAGATCCTTGTGAAGGATGGTCAGGAGGTTCAGGCCGGCCAGGTGCTGATCAAGCTTGATACCGAAACCAGTGAAGATCAGAAAGAGGCGTTTGAAAGTCAGATCAAATCCACGGAGCAAAGTCTGAAGCTCAAGGCTGAAGAGCTCAACCTCAAAAAAAAGGAGTTGCAAAGCTATCTCGATATGAACCTTCAGGAGCAGTCCATGCTGCGTAACAAGTTGCAGTTGGAAATTGAGATTCTCAGTCGTTATGAGAAACTTTCCTTGGAAGGTGCGACGGCTGAGCTTCAATATTTATCCCAGAAAAATACTGTTGAAGAAACTCGTGGCCGCTTGAGGCAGTCCCAAGTCGATCGTCTTCGCCAAACTGCAATTCTCAACCAAAGTATTCAGCAACTGGAGCAGTCAATCCAGCAACTTAATGTTCAGCTTGCTGATCTGAAGGCAAAATTAACTGAGAGTCGTGTCACGCTGCGCTACCAGGAGCTGAAGTCACCCGTTCGTGGGTTGGTGTTTGATATGCAGCCCACCTCTCCTGGTTACACGGCCCAGAGCACAGAAACCGTGATGAAGATTGTTCCTTATCGCCAGGATGGGCCAGGGGGGGAAGAGGACTATGGCGCTCTGGAGGCAAGGGTCGAGGTGCCTAGCAACAAGATCGGATTTGTCCGCACCGGTATGGAATCGGATATCAGCATTGATTCCTATCCATCCACAGATTTCGGTGTGCTCCAGGGTGAAGTGACCAAGGTCGGATCAGACGCCCTGCCGCCCGATCCTCAGGAACAGCGTCAGGAACTGGCCTTCCCCGTGACGATCACATTGGCCGATCAGCAGCTCAAGCTGAAGAGTGGAAGCAATCTCCGGCTCGGAGTCGGCATGAGCTTGAGTGCCAACATCAAGCTGCGCAAGGTGTCCTATCTCCAGCTTCTTCTGGGTGAGTTCCAGGACAAAGCAGAGTCTTTGCAGAGGCTCTAA
- a CDS encoding glycosyltransferase family 4 protein, producing MRILFIHQNFPGQYLHIVQRLAQHGNHQLVALGINQLDKSRPISDSLNYFQYRLDRGNTKGVHPLVMETETKMIRAEGCARAAEQLKLKGFTPDVILAHPGWGEPMFLKTIWPDSPLLCYQEFFYKEHGFDSNFDAEFQEDRSWGAQAKLIMKNAYLHLTLEQSDWNVSPTHFQASSFPPFWRQRISVIHDGVDTERAKPNTSPDPLTLPDGTVLEAGQPIVTFVNRRLEPYRGCHTFIRAIPLLQEQCPEARIVIVGETKGVSYGAACEEGEWGDRFLAEIDGRYDPSKVHFTGTLPYASFIPLLQLSACHVYLTYPFVMSWSLLEAMACGCAVVGSDTAPVREAIRHGENGLLVDFFSSGDLATAVAELLRDRERARVFGEAARETVQRTYELNACVSRHLALINLVASGSIGA from the coding sequence ATGCGGATTCTGTTCATTCACCAGAATTTTCCTGGTCAGTATCTTCATATTGTCCAGAGATTGGCGCAGCATGGCAATCATCAGCTTGTTGCCCTTGGTATCAACCAGCTGGACAAAAGCAGGCCTATTTCTGATTCGCTGAACTATTTTCAATATCGGCTTGATCGAGGAAATACAAAGGGTGTCCATCCGCTTGTGATGGAAACAGAAACCAAGATGATTCGCGCTGAAGGTTGCGCCCGTGCTGCTGAACAGTTGAAGCTGAAAGGATTTACGCCCGATGTGATTTTGGCTCATCCGGGTTGGGGAGAGCCCATGTTCTTGAAAACGATCTGGCCTGATTCGCCGTTGCTTTGTTATCAAGAATTTTTCTATAAAGAGCACGGTTTTGATTCTAATTTTGACGCTGAGTTTCAGGAAGATCGTTCCTGGGGAGCGCAAGCAAAACTCATTATGAAAAATGCTTATTTGCATTTAACGCTTGAGCAGTCTGATTGGAATGTTTCTCCGACGCATTTCCAGGCCAGCAGTTTCCCGCCCTTTTGGCGCCAACGCATCAGCGTGATTCATGACGGAGTTGATACGGAGCGGGCCAAGCCGAATACCAGTCCCGATCCCTTAACTCTCCCGGATGGAACCGTGCTGGAGGCGGGGCAGCCGATCGTGACGTTCGTGAACCGGCGACTTGAGCCCTACCGAGGCTGTCACACGTTCATCAGAGCGATCCCTCTTCTTCAGGAACAATGCCCAGAGGCTCGCATCGTGATTGTTGGAGAGACCAAGGGGGTGAGTTACGGCGCCGCCTGTGAAGAGGGCGAATGGGGAGATCGTTTTCTGGCTGAAATTGATGGCCGCTACGACCCTTCCAAGGTGCATTTCACCGGAACTCTTCCTTATGCGAGTTTCATTCCCCTGCTGCAGCTGAGTGCTTGCCACGTCTATCTCACTTATCCGTTCGTGATGAGTTGGAGCCTGCTCGAAGCGATGGCCTGCGGTTGCGCTGTTGTGGGCTCCGATACGGCTCCTGTGCGGGAGGCAATTCGCCATGGGGAAAACGGTTTATTGGTTGATTTCTTTTCGTCTGGCGATCTGGCGACGGCTGTGGCTGAGCTGCTGAGAGATCGGGAGCGTGCTCGTGTCTTTGGCGAAGCTGCGCGCGAGACGGTTCAACGGACTTATGAGCTCAATGCCTGTGTGTCCCGACATCTGGCTCTGATCAATTTGGTGGCCAGCGGTTCAATCGGAGCCTGA
- the hisS gene encoding histidine--tRNA ligase, with translation MTQLKSLRGMVDLLPDALQRWQAVEAAAREHFRRSGFGEIRTPLLENTDLFCRGIGEATDVVGKEMYTFQDRGERSCTLRPEGTASVVRAALEHGLLSQGPQRLWYCGSMFRYERPQAGRQRQFHQIGVEWLGASSPRSDVEVIALAWDLLDRLGVGGLELELNSLGSIEDRQAYRSALVGWFQERRDALDDDSRSRLESNPLRILDSKNPDTQDLLESAPRLIDALGSDSRERFDSVQHGLHDLGIPFRLNPRLVRGLDYYGHTAFEITSDQLGAQATVCGGGRYNGLVEQLGGPSTPAIGWALGLERLMLVLESAASKDSSGPAARLTEVPVPTAYLVNRGDSAERAALVLARQLRRAGLSVQLDDSGASFSKQFKRADRCGAKQALVIGDDEIKNGIVRIKVLQQQASESTFSLGDINLIVDHLKAS, from the coding sequence TTGACGCAACTGAAGAGCCTCCGGGGCATGGTGGATCTTCTGCCGGACGCTTTGCAGCGCTGGCAAGCGGTTGAGGCTGCGGCACGCGAACACTTTCGTCGGTCCGGCTTCGGCGAAATCAGGACGCCATTGCTGGAAAACACAGACTTGTTCTGCCGTGGCATCGGAGAGGCCACCGATGTTGTGGGCAAGGAGATGTATACGTTTCAGGATCGTGGCGAGCGTTCTTGCACCCTGCGACCGGAGGGCACGGCTTCCGTGGTTCGGGCTGCTTTGGAGCATGGACTGTTGAGTCAGGGCCCACAGCGGCTGTGGTATTGCGGCTCCATGTTCCGCTATGAGCGACCCCAGGCTGGACGTCAACGCCAGTTTCATCAGATCGGCGTTGAGTGGTTGGGGGCTTCCAGCCCTCGCAGTGATGTCGAGGTGATCGCCTTGGCCTGGGATTTGCTTGATCGGCTTGGAGTTGGTGGCCTCGAGCTCGAGCTCAACAGCCTTGGTTCGATCGAGGATCGTCAGGCCTATCGGTCTGCGCTGGTGGGTTGGTTTCAGGAACGGCGCGATGCGTTGGACGACGATTCCAGGTCGCGTCTGGAGAGCAATCCACTGAGGATTCTGGATTCCAAGAATCCTGACACCCAGGATTTGCTGGAGTCGGCTCCCCGCCTGATTGACGCTCTTGGCTCTGACAGTCGGGAGAGATTCGACAGTGTGCAGCATGGTCTTCATGACCTTGGCATTCCCTTTCGCTTGAACCCTCGCCTGGTGCGGGGCTTGGATTACTACGGGCACACCGCCTTCGAGATCACCAGTGACCAGCTCGGCGCGCAAGCCACTGTCTGTGGTGGTGGTCGTTACAACGGTCTGGTAGAGCAGCTGGGTGGTCCTTCAACCCCAGCCATCGGCTGGGCGCTGGGACTGGAACGGTTGATGCTGGTGTTGGAGTCTGCCGCCTCTAAGGATTCATCCGGACCTGCTGCGCGACTAACGGAAGTCCCAGTCCCCACGGCTTATTTGGTGAATCGTGGAGACTCTGCTGAGCGGGCTGCGTTGGTGTTAGCCAGACAGCTCAGACGTGCAGGACTTTCCGTGCAGCTTGATGACAGTGGAGCCAGCTTTTCTAAGCAGTTCAAGAGAGCTGACCGCTGCGGTGCAAAACAGGCTTTGGTTATAGGTGATGATGAGATAAAGAACGGGATTGTCCGCATCAAAGTCTTGCAACAACAGGCAAGCGAAAGCACCTTTTCACTCGGGGATATCAACCTAATTGTGGATCATCTTAAGGCAAGCTGA